The following are from one region of the Microbacterium paraoxydans genome:
- the purM gene encoding phosphoribosylformylglycinamidine cyclo-ligase: MAASPTNPYSEAGVDTAAGDLAVELMKSSVRATHGPEVLGGVGGFAGLFDASALRDFRRPLLATSTDGVGTKVAIAQAIDKHDTIGQDLVGMVVDDIVVVGAKPLFMTDYIACGKVVPQRIADIVRGIAEACAATGTALVGGETAEHPGLLGPRDYDVAGAATGVVEADAILGAERVQDGDAVIAVASSGLHSNGYSLVRHIITRAGISYGDNAEDFGSTWGEALLEPTRLYTLPLLRLIEASGGVHALSHVTGGGIAANLARVLPRGSWVEVDRSTWSPSPVFRVLSDIAGSTLESAEGTWNLGIGFLAVVAADRKDAAIAALNAEGMPSWQVGTVGFGPRPAGEFEQGAKGVDGGAVRLVGAYADGAK; this comes from the coding sequence GTGGCTGCCTCCCCCACCAACCCCTATTCCGAAGCCGGCGTCGACACCGCAGCGGGTGACCTCGCCGTCGAACTGATGAAGTCGTCCGTGCGCGCGACGCACGGCCCCGAGGTGCTCGGCGGTGTCGGCGGTTTCGCCGGTCTGTTCGACGCCAGCGCCCTGCGCGACTTCCGGCGTCCGCTGCTCGCGACCAGCACCGACGGCGTCGGCACCAAGGTCGCCATCGCGCAGGCCATCGACAAGCACGACACGATCGGCCAGGACCTCGTCGGCATGGTCGTCGACGACATCGTCGTGGTGGGCGCGAAGCCGCTGTTCATGACCGACTACATCGCCTGCGGCAAGGTCGTTCCCCAGCGGATCGCGGACATCGTGCGCGGTATCGCCGAGGCGTGCGCCGCGACGGGCACCGCGCTCGTCGGCGGCGAGACGGCGGAGCACCCCGGTCTCCTGGGCCCTCGCGACTACGACGTCGCCGGCGCGGCGACGGGTGTGGTCGAGGCCGATGCCATCCTCGGCGCGGAGCGTGTGCAGGACGGTGATGCGGTCATCGCGGTCGCCTCCAGCGGCCTGCACTCCAACGGCTACTCGCTCGTGCGGCACATCATCACCCGTGCCGGGATCTCCTACGGCGACAACGCCGAGGACTTCGGCTCGACGTGGGGCGAGGCTCTGCTCGAGCCCACGCGCCTCTACACGCTGCCGCTGCTGCGCCTGATCGAGGCCTCCGGCGGCGTCCACGCGCTGAGCCACGTCACCGGCGGCGGCATCGCCGCCAACCTTGCGCGCGTGCTCCCCCGGGGAAGCTGGGTCGAGGTCGACCGCAGCACCTGGTCGCCGAGCCCGGTGTTCCGCGTGCTGAGCGACATCGCCGGTTCCACGCTGGAGTCCGCCGAGGGCACCTGGAACCTCGGCATCGGCTTCCTCGCCGTGGTGGCGGCGGACAGGAAGGACGCCGCGATCGCGGCGCTGAACGCCGAGGGCATGCCCTCCTGGCAGGTCGGCACGGTGGGCTTCGGCCCGCGTCCGGCCGGCGAATTCGAACAGGGCGCCAAGGGCGTCGATGGTGGAGCAGTGCGCCTCGTCGGCGCCTACGCGGACGGAGCGAAGTAA
- a CDS encoding MFS transporter, producing MSGSLSSPQGRPLWQGRALALIGIVLVAFSLRSAVASLSPVLDHVAQDFPVAPVIVGLIGAAPPVCFALFGLLTPLFERRFGLERMAVVAIVLMAAGMLLRGLAPDSWSLLAATAVVFAGVGSGNVLLPPLVKKYFADRLGVMMTAYSTTLAVSTFLPPLVAVPVADSLGWRISLGMWGVVAALALVPWVTLLVRSRGDERAVPTELLVPDPTDGVDDVRDAVAASTGPITTQSANPRVFGRLWRLPLAWALALVFGTSSTMAYVAFAWLPTILVDLGGVTPATAGFLLSLFALVGLPCSMLVPVLVVRFQATRPLFFVAVVAGLVGLGGLLLFPTVALPLWVAIFGLTAIMFPLSLVLLSIRARTPESAVALSGFVQSIGYAIAAVFPLLVGLLHDTSGGWQVPLLVVAGVLVVSVPAGIIAGRRRTIEDEWERRHGRW from the coding sequence ATGTCCGGGTCCCTGAGCTCGCCGCAGGGCCGACCCCTCTGGCAGGGGCGCGCCCTCGCGTTGATCGGGATCGTGCTGGTCGCGTTCTCGCTGCGGTCGGCCGTCGCCTCGCTCTCTCCGGTCCTCGACCACGTCGCCCAGGACTTCCCGGTGGCCCCCGTGATCGTGGGGCTGATCGGTGCGGCTCCACCCGTCTGCTTCGCGCTGTTCGGGCTGCTGACCCCGCTGTTCGAGCGCCGGTTCGGGCTGGAGCGGATGGCAGTGGTGGCCATCGTGCTGATGGCGGCGGGCATGCTGCTGCGCGGCCTCGCCCCCGACTCGTGGAGTCTGCTCGCCGCGACCGCGGTCGTGTTCGCCGGCGTGGGGTCGGGCAACGTCCTGCTGCCACCGCTGGTCAAGAAGTACTTCGCCGACCGGCTCGGCGTCATGATGACCGCGTACTCCACGACGCTCGCGGTCTCGACCTTCCTCCCGCCGCTGGTCGCCGTCCCCGTCGCCGACTCGCTCGGCTGGCGGATCTCGCTCGGCATGTGGGGCGTGGTGGCCGCCCTCGCGCTCGTGCCCTGGGTGACGCTGCTGGTGCGCTCCCGCGGCGACGAGCGCGCGGTGCCGACGGAACTCCTGGTTCCTGACCCCACCGACGGCGTGGACGATGTGCGCGACGCGGTCGCCGCCTCGACCGGGCCGATCACGACGCAGTCGGCGAACCCCCGCGTCTTCGGCCGGCTCTGGCGGCTGCCGTTGGCGTGGGCGCTCGCCCTCGTGTTCGGCACGTCGTCGACCATGGCCTATGTCGCCTTCGCCTGGCTGCCCACCATCCTCGTCGACCTCGGTGGCGTGACCCCGGCGACCGCCGGCTTCCTGCTCTCGCTGTTCGCTCTCGTCGGGCTGCCCTGCTCCATGCTCGTGCCGGTGCTCGTCGTGCGGTTCCAGGCCACCCGCCCGCTCTTCTTCGTGGCCGTGGTCGCCGGTCTCGTCGGGCTCGGCGGCCTGCTGCTCTTCCCGACCGTCGCGCTGCCGCTGTGGGTCGCGATCTTCGGGCTCACCGCGATCATGTTCCCGCTGAGCCTCGTGCTCCTGAGCATCCGCGCCCGTACGCCGGAGAGCGCCGTCGCCCTCAGCGGCTTCGTGCAGAGCATCGGCTACGCGATCGCGGCGGTGTTCCCGCTCCTCGTCGGGCTCCTCCACGACACCAGCGGAGGGTGGCAGGTGCCGCTTCTCGTGGTGGCCGGGGTGCTGGTCGTCTCGGTGCCGGCGGGGATCATCGCGGGTCGCCGCCGCACGATCGAGGACGAGTGGGAGCGCCGCCACGGCCGCTGGTGA
- a CDS encoding glycoside hydrolase family 35 protein, translated as MSDLLAAASDGFSTAVAAPTDAAAPGAPALSWRDGEILRDGAPHRILSGSIHYFRVHPDQWEDRLRRLAAMGANTVDTYVAWNFHERVEGDIRFDGWRDVERFVRLAGEVGLDVFLRPSPYICAEWSNGGLPFWLTGRVSALRTSDPAFLAAVDAWYDALLPRLVPLQAAYGGPIVAIQVENEYGSFGSDAAYLAHLRDGLRRRGMVEMLTTADGITPDMIAHGSVPGAMTTFTFGTGVPVAASLRRHGEALMCSELWGGWFDHWGERHHVRSADSMGGTIRDLLDEGGSVSLYMAHGGTNFGLWNGANHDLVLQPTVTSYDSDAPIGEDGTLGEKFHALRALFAPFHADALPPVPDQPRRQSAASAPLEPRAGLLDVVRATPAAGALSPRPLTFEQLGAEDGLVAYEADVSFPEEATLTIDGLHDRAVVFLDDRRLGVLERDGETSLALPVDGGSGRLTLVVESLGRINYGPYTGEGKGIMRGVMIGRRLVNGWTHRLLPQTAPAADAAGSGVADGLAVAGFDVDEPLDAWLAFPGGGKGMVWLNGFLLGRYWSVGPQETLYAPAPLWRAGRNEIVVLDTDGLGATVEIREAPSFGETEEFIGS; from the coding sequence ATGTCCGACCTTCTCGCCGCGGCTTCCGACGGCTTCTCCACCGCCGTCGCCGCGCCGACAGACGCCGCTGCCCCCGGCGCCCCCGCCCTGTCCTGGCGCGACGGGGAGATCCTCCGCGACGGTGCGCCGCACCGCATCCTGTCGGGCTCGATCCACTATTTCCGCGTGCACCCGGACCAGTGGGAGGACCGCCTGCGCCGGCTCGCCGCGATGGGCGCGAACACGGTCGACACCTACGTCGCCTGGAACTTCCACGAGCGGGTCGAGGGGGACATCCGTTTCGACGGCTGGCGGGACGTCGAGCGCTTCGTGCGGCTGGCCGGCGAGGTCGGCCTCGACGTCTTCCTCCGGCCGAGCCCCTATATCTGCGCGGAGTGGTCGAACGGCGGGCTGCCCTTCTGGCTCACCGGCCGGGTCTCGGCCCTGCGCACGAGCGATCCCGCATTCCTCGCCGCCGTCGACGCCTGGTACGACGCGCTGCTCCCGCGGCTCGTGCCCCTGCAGGCGGCGTACGGCGGGCCGATCGTGGCGATCCAGGTCGAGAACGAGTACGGATCGTTCGGCAGCGACGCCGCCTACCTCGCCCACCTCCGTGACGGACTCCGGCGACGGGGCATGGTGGAGATGCTGACGACGGCGGACGGGATCACCCCGGACATGATCGCGCACGGGAGCGTGCCGGGCGCGATGACGACGTTCACGTTCGGCACCGGGGTGCCGGTGGCGGCCTCGCTGCGTCGGCACGGGGAGGCGCTCATGTGCAGCGAGCTCTGGGGCGGCTGGTTCGACCACTGGGGGGAGCGGCACCATGTGCGGTCGGCGGACAGCATGGGCGGGACGATCCGCGACCTCCTCGACGAGGGCGGCTCGGTCAGCCTCTACATGGCGCACGGGGGCACCAACTTCGGCCTGTGGAACGGCGCGAACCACGACCTCGTGCTGCAGCCCACGGTGACGAGCTACGACTCCGACGCCCCGATCGGCGAGGACGGCACGCTCGGGGAGAAGTTCCATGCGCTTCGCGCGCTCTTCGCTCCCTTCCACGCGGACGCGCTGCCGCCGGTCCCCGACCAGCCGCGGCGGCAGTCCGCGGCCTCCGCGCCTCTGGAGCCGCGGGCGGGTCTGCTCGACGTGGTCCGGGCGACCCCTGCGGCGGGCGCGCTCTCGCCCCGTCCACTCACCTTCGAGCAGCTCGGGGCGGAGGACGGTCTCGTGGCCTATGAGGCCGACGTGTCGTTCCCCGAGGAGGCGACACTGACCATCGACGGCCTGCATGATCGCGCGGTCGTCTTCCTCGACGACCGCCGCCTCGGTGTGCTCGAACGGGACGGCGAGACGTCTCTCGCTCTGCCCGTGGACGGCGGCTCCGGTCGGCTGACGCTCGTCGTCGAGAGCCTCGGACGCATCAACTACGGGCCGTACACCGGCGAGGGCAAGGGCATCATGCGCGGGGTGATGATCGGCCGCCGCCTTGTGAACGGCTGGACGCATCGCCTCCTGCCGCAGACGGCACCGGCGGCGGACGCCGCCGGGTCGGGCGTAGCGGACGGCCTCGCCGTCGCCGGGTTCGATGTCGATGAACCGCTGGACGCGTGGCTCGCCTTCCCCGGTGGCGGCAAGGGCATGGTGTGGCTGAACGGATTCCTGCTCGGACGTTACTGGAGCGTGGGGCCGCAGGAGACGCTCTACGCCCCCGCGCCGCTGTGGCGCGCCGGGCGCAACGAGATCGTGGTGCTCGACACCGACGGCCTCGGGGCGACGGTGGAGATCCGGGAGGCGCCGTCCTTCGGGGAGACCGAGGAGTTCATCGGCTCCTGA
- the purF gene encoding amidophosphoribosyltransferase translates to MCGIVGMVGSAPVNQDIYDALLLLQHRGQDATGIATAEANGVMHNAKAQGMVREAFRTRDMRGLLGNVGLGHVRYATKGTASSEEEMQPFYVNAPYGIILIHNGNLTNTRELAADMAQRDRRHLNSSSDTELLLNVLAGELQATTSTVDLDPDRIFEAVARTHDRIEGAYAVIAVIANYGLLAFRDPFGIRPLILGRRPSTVPGAEGKDEWVVASESLVLENGDYEVVREVEPGEAVFITNEGELFTKQCATETHLAPCAFEYVYLARPDSVMNGISVYESRLRMGDKLADTIAKHVPMDKIDVVMPIPDSSRPAAMEVARKLGIEYREGFYKNRYVGRTFIMPGQAVRKKSVRQKLNAMSTEFQGKNVLLIDDSIVRGTTSKEIIQMARDAGAASVTFASAAPPVRHPHVYGINMPSRHELIAHGRTIPEIAEELGCDHLVYQEVDDLKAAITEGSVLEDLDMSCFDGRYVTGTVTDEYLAWVEGSQTS, encoded by the coding sequence ATGTGCGGCATCGTCGGAATGGTGGGCTCTGCCCCGGTCAATCAGGACATCTACGACGCCCTCCTGCTGCTGCAGCATCGCGGGCAGGACGCGACGGGCATCGCCACCGCCGAGGCGAACGGCGTCATGCACAACGCCAAGGCCCAGGGGATGGTGCGCGAGGCGTTCCGCACCCGCGACATGCGCGGACTGCTGGGCAACGTCGGTCTCGGCCACGTCCGCTACGCCACCAAGGGCACCGCGTCCAGTGAAGAGGAGATGCAGCCGTTCTATGTGAACGCGCCCTACGGCATCATCCTCATCCACAACGGCAACCTCACGAACACGCGTGAGCTCGCCGCCGACATGGCGCAGCGCGACCGCCGGCACCTGAACTCGTCGAGCGACACCGAGCTGCTGCTCAACGTGCTCGCCGGTGAGCTGCAGGCCACGACCTCCACGGTCGACCTCGACCCGGACCGGATCTTCGAGGCCGTCGCCCGCACGCATGACCGCATCGAGGGCGCGTACGCGGTGATCGCCGTCATCGCCAACTACGGCCTGCTCGCGTTCCGCGATCCGTTCGGCATCCGTCCGCTGATCCTGGGCCGCCGCCCGTCCACGGTCCCCGGAGCCGAGGGCAAGGACGAGTGGGTCGTGGCGAGCGAGTCCCTCGTGCTGGAGAACGGCGACTACGAGGTCGTGCGCGAGGTCGAGCCCGGCGAGGCCGTGTTCATCACGAACGAGGGCGAGCTGTTCACGAAGCAGTGCGCCACCGAGACGCACCTCGCGCCCTGCGCCTTCGAGTACGTCTACCTCGCTCGTCCGGACTCCGTCATGAACGGCATCTCGGTGTACGAGTCCCGCCTGCGGATGGGCGACAAGCTCGCCGACACGATCGCGAAGCACGTCCCGATGGACAAGATCGACGTGGTCATGCCGATCCCCGACTCGTCCCGTCCCGCGGCCATGGAGGTCGCCCGCAAGCTCGGCATCGAGTACCGCGAGGGCTTCTACAAGAACCGCTACGTCGGCCGCACCTTCATCATGCCGGGGCAGGCGGTGCGCAAGAAGAGCGTCCGTCAGAAGCTCAACGCCATGTCGACGGAGTTCCAGGGCAAGAACGTGCTGCTGATCGACGACTCCATCGTGCGGGGCACCACCTCGAAGGAGATCATCCAGATGGCCCGGGATGCCGGAGCCGCCTCGGTGACCTTCGCCTCCGCCGCCCCGCCCGTCCGACACCCGCACGTGTACGGCATCAACATGCCCTCGCGGCACGAGCTCATCGCCCACGGCCGCACGATCCCCGAGATCGCGGAGGAGCTGGGCTGCGACCACCTCGTGTACCAGGAGGTCGACGACCTGAAGGCCGCGATCACCGAGGGTTCCGTACTGGAAGACCTCGACATGAGCTGCTTCGACGGCCGCTACGTCACCGGCACCGTCACCGACGAGTACCTCGCCTGGGTGGAGGGGTCGCAGACCTCTTGA
- a CDS encoding LacI family DNA-binding transcriptional regulator has protein sequence MSPRRPKDDRAPSQVDVARLAGVSTQTVSRVMSGQDNVRPETARRVLAAVEELGYRVHAAAASLASGRTRVLGVIVVSTDRYSSAALGVGIQQAAAANGYTVTTAAVADHASDDAFLEAFDRLERQGAEGIILGVPIALDTPAMRARTERTPATRSERTSLEEDAPLAVDQRAIARLAVEHLLDLGHETVWHVSGDDYWTETQQRSEAWEQTLRERGIVPPPVIPADWTPESGYRAGRTIAAIPEATAVFVSSDEMAFGLIRALHEAGRSVPEDISVVSVDDIALAAYASPALTTVRQPFEAMGRAAALRLITQIEGHDPVGEMPSTDPQLIVRSSTAPPRVAR, from the coding sequence ATGTCCCCTCGCCGTCCGAAAGACGACCGCGCCCCCAGCCAGGTCGACGTCGCCCGCCTCGCCGGCGTCTCCACCCAGACCGTCTCGCGCGTGATGTCGGGACAGGACAACGTCCGCCCGGAGACCGCACGACGGGTTCTCGCCGCGGTCGAGGAACTCGGCTACCGGGTGCACGCCGCCGCCGCGTCGCTCGCCTCGGGCCGCACCCGTGTGCTCGGCGTGATCGTGGTCTCGACCGATCGCTACTCCTCCGCCGCGCTCGGCGTCGGCATCCAGCAAGCCGCGGCGGCGAACGGCTACACCGTGACCACGGCGGCGGTGGCCGACCACGCCTCGGACGACGCGTTCCTCGAGGCCTTCGATCGCCTGGAGCGGCAGGGCGCGGAGGGCATCATCCTCGGTGTTCCGATCGCCCTGGACACGCCGGCGATGCGGGCGCGTACCGAACGGACGCCCGCCACCCGGAGTGAGCGCACCTCCCTCGAGGAGGACGCCCCGCTCGCGGTCGACCAGCGCGCGATCGCCCGCCTCGCCGTGGAGCATCTCCTCGACCTCGGCCACGAGACCGTGTGGCATGTCTCCGGCGACGACTACTGGACGGAGACGCAGCAGCGCAGCGAGGCCTGGGAGCAGACGCTCCGCGAGCGCGGCATCGTCCCGCCGCCCGTGATCCCGGCGGACTGGACCCCGGAGTCCGGGTACCGGGCAGGCCGCACGATCGCCGCGATCCCCGAGGCGACCGCGGTCTTCGTCAGCAGCGACGAGATGGCGTTCGGCCTCATCCGCGCCCTGCACGAGGCGGGGCGCAGCGTGCCGGAGGACATCTCCGTCGTGAGTGTCGACGACATCGCCCTCGCCGCCTACGCCTCCCCCGCCCTGACCACCGTCCGTCAGCCGTTCGAGGCCATGGGCCGCGCCGCCGCGCTACGGCTCATCACCCAGATCGAGGGCCACGACCCGGTCGGCGAGATGCCCTCCACCGACCCGCAGCTCATCGTGCGCTCTTCGACCGCCCCACCGCGGGTCGCGCGCTGA